The Hyphomicrobiales bacterium nucleotide sequence CACCGGCTTCATTGTCTACAATCGCGCGAGCTATCCGAACCTCGTCAACCTGCTCGCCGCGCTCGGGATCGAAGGGGCGGCGACCCGGATGTCCTTTTCCGTCTGCCTCGGCGCCGGGGCGTACGAGTACTCGGGCGACGGTCTCGCCGGGCTCTTCGCCCAGCCTGGCAACATCGTTCGCGCCGACCACTGGCGCATGGTCCGGGACCTCTTGCGCTTTTTCCGCCGCGCCGAGCGCGATTTGACTGATGGCATCGCCGCCGGCTGTTCACTTGCGGAATATCTCGAGCGGCGCGGGTTTTCGTCTTCCTTCAGGGATCGACATATACTCCCCATGGCGGCGGCCATCTGGTCGACCCCGAGCGCGCGCGTCATGGACTTCCCGGCCGAGAGCTTCCTGCGCTTTTTCGCCAACCATGGCCTGCTGCGCCTGCGCAATCGCCCGCAGTGGCAGACGATCCCCGGCGGTTCCGCCCGCTACGTTTCGCGCATCCTGGAGAAAATCTCCGGACCGACGCGGCTGTCGACCCCCGTCGCGCGCATCGAGCGCCCGGGCCCATTCGTTCGTGTCGTAACGGCGGGCGGTGCGCGTGAGGAATTCGATCAGGTGGTTCTCGCCGGCCACGCCGACCGGATGCTCGGCCTCCTCGCCAGCCCGGCGCCCGAGGAGCGGCGTCTCCTGTCCGCCTTCCGGTATTCGGCGAACCGTGCCG carries:
- a CDS encoding FAD-dependent oxidoreductase, with amino-acid sequence MEPPNMSQLKVAVVGTGISGLSAAWLLSERHHVTLFEAAPRAGGHSNTVTVEEPGGPVAIDTGFIVYNRASYPNLVNLLAALGIEGAATRMSFSVCLGAGAYEYSGDGLAGLFAQPGNIVRADHWRMVRDLLRFFRRAERDLTDGIAAGCSLAEYLERRGFSSSFRDRHILPMAAAIWSTPSARVMDFPAESFLRFFANHGLLRLRNRPQWQTIPGGSARYVSRILEKISGPTRLSTPVARIERPGPFVRVVTAGGAREEFDQVVLAGHADRMLGLLASPAPEERRLLSAFRYSANRAVLHGDPALMPTRRRVWSAWNYLDAGADRDRTIGVTYWMNALQPLATQQPYFVSLNPPREPRADLVHWTGEYRHPEFDAATLAAQKRLWSLQGANRTWYCGSYFGYGFHEDGCESGLAVAEQLGNLKRPWRVDPGKARVHVTAPAVARERTRVPARSGVA